A region of Saccharomyces kudriavzevii IFO 1802 strain IFO1802 genome assembly, chromosome: 14 DNA encodes the following proteins:
- the PET494 gene encoding Pet494p (similar to Saccharomyces cerevisiae PET494 (YNR045W); ancestral locus Anc_6.369) produces the protein MHLKKGKRSISTVWRLLWKRFYSVHSRTNMYSARSRKRLVTNFTRVNGLLLSCNCDTFPYMRTLWRYFNAPGNVMFVTTNIVAFMGIVAYNTMITVNNERAFEEQMIAAQMSLAKQRKGFETGALTLSRDTELDDQEDDIKCERPASRHAGEDPFVQEQDGQLDSPIKHYTLADLVSNKEAKVADYDSQRVKASIFHMLYAYMLYRDTIQPKTEVQNHSSKEWRHEVELLIKGKQAQGTHQRIDVFYDLWNKKFDKVVTSLEKVQNFELPNWSKYPTILKFVCTELHNNDLKTLDEFKQFYGKVRSNEVKKLLGLWLYDHSFLFPRNLYDNESEEGFYDTLIKDSMQDNKIFQKYSSIVMNPYNERTQLFFPNIHTQPANKPIPSISLETYTRLLSGYITLQETNCKYDYNDNIFKLISILKLNCFLQRNRKKHPAANVRILLPKDEDRSQALSTISQAERKTCYQILSKNRDVIALLKRISDIQADSS, from the coding sequence ATgcatttgaagaaggggAAGAGGAGCATCAGCACAGTGTGGCGGCTTCTATGGAAGCGTTTCTATTCCGTACATTCTAGGACAAATATGTACTCGGCTAGAAGCAGGAAAAGGCTTGTAACAAATTTTACAAGGGTAAATGGGCTACTTCTGAGCTGCAACTGTGATACGTTCCCCTATATGCGCACTTTATGGAGGTATTTCAATGCACCCGGTAATGTGATGTTTGTCACGACCAATATTGTTGCCTTCATGGGCATTGTCGCCTATAATACAATGATTACCGTAAATAATGAAAGGGCATTCGAAGAGCAGATGATAGCCGCACAGATGAGTCTGGCGAAACAGAGAAAAGGATTCGAAACTGGAGCGCTCACTTTATCTCGAGATACTGAACTGGATGAtcaagaagatgatattAAATGCGAGCGGCCAGCGTCACGGCATGCAGGAGAAGATCCGTTTGTACAAGAGCAAGACGGGCAATTAGACTCCCCCATAAAACACTATACTTTAGCAGATCTGGTCTCAAACAAAGAGGCAAAAGTCGCCGATTACGATTCGCAACGCGTGAAGGCATCCATATTCCATATGCTCTATGCGTACATGCTATACCGAGATACTATTCAGCCGAAAACGGAGGTCCAGAACCACAGCAGCAAGGAGTGGCGTCACGAGGTAGAGCTCTTGATCAAGGGGAAGCAGGCGCAGGGCACCCATCAGAGGATAGACGTGTTCTATGATTTATggaacaaaaaatttgacaagGTAGTGACGTCGCTTGAAAAAGTGCAGAATTTTGAACTGCCGAACTGGTCGAAATACCCTACCATATTGAAGTTCGTATGCACTGAACTTCACAACAACGATTTGAAAACACTGGACGAGTTCAAGCAGTTCTATGGCAAGGTACGATCAAACGAGGTGAAGAAACTACTGGGACTTTGGCTTTACGACcattcctttctttttcctcgCAATCTCTACGATAACGAAAGTGAGGAAGGCTTTTACGACACATTGATCAAAGACTCCATGCAGGACAACAAGATATTCCAGAAATACTCTTCCATCGTAATGAATCCGTACAACGAACGCACccagcttttttttcccaacATACATACTCAGCCTGCCAACAAACCAATACCGAGTATATCTCTAGAAACGTACACGAGACTGCTCAGCGGGTACATTACCCTGCAGGAAACGAACTGCAAATACGACTACAACGATAATATATTCAAGCTCATCAGCATCCTCAAACTGAACTGCTTCTTACAGCGCAACAGGAAGAAGCATCCGGCGGCCAACGTCAGAATTCTACTGCCGAAAGATGAAGACCGCTCCCAAGCCCTCAGCACCATCTCGCAGGCAGAAAGGAAAACCTGCTACCAAATTTTGAGCAAAAATAGAGACGTAATTGCGCTGCTGAAACGCATATCTGACATTCAAGCAGACTCTTCATAA
- the TRM112 gene encoding RNA methylation protein TRM112 (similar to Saccharomyces cerevisiae TRM112 (YNR046W); ancestral locus Anc_6.370): MKFLTTNFLKCSVKACDSSNDNFPLEYCGNKCQLVQDESIEFNPEFLLNIVNRVDWPAVLAVAGELGNSALPPSKPSFPSSIAELTDDDMAILNDLHTLLLQTSIVEGEMKCRNCGHIYYIKNGIPNLLLPPHLV; the protein is encoded by the coding sequence ATGAAGTTCCTAACGACAAACTTCCTAAAATGTTCTGTCAAGGCCTGTGACAGCAGCAACGACAACTTCCCACTGGAGTACTGCGGCAACAAATGCCAACTGGTGCAGGACGAGTCTATCGAGTTTAACCCAGAGTTTCTGCTGAACATCGTCAACCGTGTGGACTGGCCCGCCGTGCTTGCAGTCGCTGGCGAACTGGGAAACAGCGCATTGCCCCCTAGCAAACCCTCATTCCCATCATCCATCGCAGAGCTCACCGACGACGACATGGCCATCTTAAATGATCTGCACACTTTGCTGCTGCAGACGTCCATCGTTGAAGGTGAAATGAAGTGCAGAAACTGCGGCCACATCTACTACATCAAGAACGGCATCCCCAACTTGCTGCTACCCCCACATCTGGTATGA
- the FPK1 gene encoding serine/threonine protein kinase FPK1 (similar to Saccharomyces cerevisiae KIN82 (YCR091W) and FPK1 (YNR047W); ancestral locus Anc_6.371), which translates to MAGHHHEHGHGNEHEHEHEQEREHDYLQRPPSGSERTRSISFSKLLSRSWKRNGSSSNGVSVSSVNLNSDAENSKEPDHNNSGSEGQSSRFSKLKSMFQSGNSSKNTSAHNSSQSSLEGDSTSSSSKLRYVKPMTAPANAPPESPPLSPTIPENDVLQTPKMVHIDQHEHEREHSQCGSPIMLSPPSLSPTIAKAGAGRRRSPSTPIMPSQNSKNNGSGSAARPNNHRHHSSSQGFSSNNPFRERTGTVRSSNPYFAYQGLPTHALSSHDLDEGLQSYPNAGGIHFLSTPTSKTNSLTNNRNLSNLSLNEIKENEEVQQFNSEDFFFHDIPKDVPLRDTLNDSPIRDSSKSPTTTQPFPSIVVGYGNQYDDDSDNDHDNEKEERTKTKGKPRNLSPAKQNGKSTHPRIKIPLRRAASEPNGLQLASAASASSSSSTQKKSQPTDINDKNLGQSVLPSNSFFPQEPPPKISDFQEPRRSRRLRTKSFSNKFQDIMVGPQSFEKIRLLGQGDVGKVFLVREKKTNRVYALKVLSKEEMIKRNKIKRVLTEQEILATSNHPFIVTLYHSFQSEDYLYLCMEYCMGGEFFRALQTRETKCICEDDARFYASEVTAALEYLHLLGFIYRDLKPENILLHQSGHIMLSDFDLSIQAKDSKIPVVKGSAQSTLVDTKICSDGFRTNSFVGTEEYIAPEVIRGNGHTAAVDWWTLGILIYEMLFGFTPFKGDNTNETFTNILKNEVSFPNNNEISRTCKDLIKKLLTKNESKRLGCKMGAADVKKHPFFKKVQWSLLRNQEPPLIPVLSEDGCDFAKLSSNKKRQTSEDGHKHLDEQEKNMFEEVVEYDDEVSEDDPFHDFNSMSLMEQDNNSMIYGNTNSYGKIAYTPNSNRSRSNSHRTFFKR; encoded by the coding sequence ATGGCTGGACATCACCACGAACACGGGCATGGCAACGAGCACGAGCACGAGCACGAACAAGAACGCGAGCATGATTACCTTCAACGGCCTCCCTCCGGATCAGAGAGGACCAGGAGTATATCCTTTTCCAAGTTGCTCTCGCGGTCGTGGAAACGGAATGGGAGTTCATCCAACGGCGTGAGTGTGTCTAGCGTGAATTTAAACTCCGATGCAGAGAACTCGAAAGAACCGGATCACAATAATAGTGGCTCAGAGGGTCAATCTTCACGATTCtctaaattgaaaagtatGTTCCAGTCTGGTAACAGTAGCAAAAACACCAGTGCCCATAACAGCAGTCAGAGCAGTCTTGAGGGCGATTccacatcatcatcatccaaGTTGAGGTACGTCAAGCCAATGACTGCGCCAGCAAATGCTCCTCCGGAATCTCCGCCCCTTTCTCCTACAATCCCGGAGAACGATGTCTTACAGACGCCAAAAATGGTACATATAGACCAGCATGAACACGAACGTGAACATTCACAATGCGGATCCCCCATAATGCTTTCGCCACCTTCTTTGAGTCCCACTATTGCTAAAGCCGGGGCCGGAAGGAGAAGATCACCTTCCACCCCGATAATGCCCAGCCAGAACTCGAAAAATAATGGCAGTGGATCTGCTGCCAGACCAAACAACCACCGACACCACTCGAGTTCGCAAGGGTTTTCTTCCAACAATCCGTTCAGAGAAAGAACGGGCACAGTACGTAGTAGTAACCCATATTTTGCATACCAAGGTTTACCAACGCATGCCTTGTCTTCTCATGACTTAGATGAAGGCCTCCAGTCGTATCCAAATGCAGGAGGTATCCATTTTTTATCTACTCCCACGTCAAAGACAAACTCTTTGACAAACAACAGAAATCTAAGTAATTTATCCTTAAACGagatcaaagaaaacgaagagGTACAACAATTCAATAGCGaagactttttttttcacgatATCCCCAAGGATGTGCCATTAAGGGACACTTTGAATGACTCGCCAATCAGGGACTCTTCAAAGAGCCCCACAACTACCCAACCGTTCCCTTCCATCGTTGTGGGGTACGGTAATCAATACGATGATGACAGCGACAATGATCAcgataatgaaaaggaagaacgGACCAAGACCAAGGGCAAACCTAGAAATCTTTCGCCTGCTAAACAAAATGGCAAATCCACCCATCCAAGGATAAAAATACCACTAAGAAGAGCAGCATCCGAACCCAATGGTTTGCAACTCGCTTCTGCCGCATCTgcgtcttcttcttcttcaacacaAAAGAAGTCACAACCCACCGATATAAACGATAAAAATCTTGGCCAGTCGGTGCTTCCTTCAAACTCGTTTTTCCCACAGGAACCACCTCCCAAAATTTCGGATTTTCAAGAACCCAGAAGGTCACGACGTTTAAGAACCAAATCTTTCAGCAATAAATTCCAAGATATCATGGTGGGTCCACagtcttttgaaaaaattaggCTCTTGGGTCAAGGCGATGTCGGTAAagtttttttggtaagggagaagaagacaaaCAGAGTGTATGCTTTGAAGGTTTTGAGTAAAGAGGAAATgatcaaaagaaacaaaataaagCGTGTTCTTacagaacaagaaattctCGCTACCAGCAACCATCCATTCATCGTCACACTATACCATTCATTTCAATCCGAAGACTACCTCTACCTTTGTATGGAATACTGTATGGGTGGGGAATTCTTCAGGGCTTTGCAAACAAGAGAAACCAAGTGCATATGCGAAGACGATGCCAGATTCTATGCTAGTGAAGTGACAGCAGCGCTGGAATATTTACACCTATTAGGGTTCATCTATAGAGATTTGAAGCctgaaaatattctattACATCAATCCGGTCATATCATGCTTTCTGACTTCGACTTATCCATTCAAGCCAAAGATTCCAAAATCCCCGTTGTCAAGGGTTCCGCTCAATCAACTCTTGTCGATACCAAAATATGCTCAGATGGGTTTAGAACTAATTCCTTTGTGGGCACTGAGGAGTACATTGCCCCTGAAGTCATAAGAGGCAATGGCCACACTGCTGCGGTCGACTGGTGGACGTTAGGGATATTGATTTATGAGATGCTATTCGGTTTCACTCCATTCAAGGGTGATAACACAAATGAGACTTTCACGAATattttaaaaaatgaagtcAGTTTTcccaataataatgaaatttccAGGACTTGTAAGGATttaatcaaaaaattgctgACCAAAAACGAATCCAAGCGGTTAGGTTGCAAAATGGGTGCAGCTGACGTGAAGAAGCATCCCTTCTTCAAGAAGGTTCAATGGTCCCTGTTGAGAAATCAGGAACCACCTCTGATCCCAGTGTTATCTGAAGATGGCTGTGATTTTGCTAAATTGTCATCtaataagaaaagacaaaCTAGTGAAGATGGCCATAAGCATCTCGACGagcaagagaaaaacatgtttgaagaagttgttgAATATGATGACGAAGTCTCGGAGGATGATCCGTTCCACGATTTCAACTCAATGAGTTTAATGGAACAAGACAACAACTCAATGATTTATGGTAATACCAATTCTTATGGGAAAATTGCATACACTCCAAACTCTAACAGATCGAGGAGTAACAGTCACagaactttttttaaaagGTAA
- the SKDI14G3700 gene encoding putative aminophospholipid translocase regulatory protein (similar to Saccharomyces cerevisiae CDC50 (YCR094W) and YNR048W; ancestral locus Anc_6.374), which yields MGLILRWKEKKQLSRKQKAQKSRKPANTSFRQQRLKAWQPILSPQSVLPLLILMACVFAPIGIGLVVSTISVQRLVVDYTECDALASAKYFETVPSEFVDYHFSSKVATKPEWMLLTDPEVGNQTCRIQFEIPNHIKKSTYVYYHLTNFNQNYREYVQSLDLNQLKGEALIGDDLDPNCDPLRTVNNKTIFPCGLIANSMFNDTFDTTFSGVNGTPDYLLSTKGIAWGTDRHRYGKTEYNASDIVPPPNWANQFPNGYTDDNIPDLQNWEEFKIWMRTAALPNFYKLAMKNETNGIGKGTYIVDIELNYPVRSFYGTKSFLLTTNSIIGVGNEALGVVYLIVSGIATLFAILFLIKVIFKPRPMHDHSYLNFDTSDTQFEENSIISIPLREVL from the coding sequence ATGGGACTGATATTAAGatggaaagagaaaaaacagcTGTCTAGAAAGCAAAAGGCTCAGAAATCGAGAAAACCTGCTAACACATCGTTTAGACAACAGCGACTTAAAGCCTGGCAGCCCATCTTATCGCCACAGAGCGTGCTACCGTTGCTTATTTTAATGGCATGTGTCTTTGCGCCCATTGGTATTGGGCTGGTGGTCAGCACAATAAGTGTTCAGAGATTGGTGGTAGACTACACAGAATGCGATGCACTAGCATCAGCAAAGTATTTTGAAACGGTTCCCTCTGAGTTTGTCGACTATCACTTCAGTAGCAAGGTTGCAACTAAACCCGAATGGATGCTACTCACCGATCCTGAGGTGGGTAATCAGACATGTCGCATACAGTTTGAAATTCCAAACcatatcaagaaatctaCTTATGTTTACTACCATTTAACAAACTTTAACCAAAACTACAGAGAATATGTACAGTCACTTGATCTGAACCAACTGAAAGGGGAAGCGCTGATCGGGGACGATCTGGATCCCAACTGCGACCCATTAAGGACCGTAAACAATAAGACTATATTTCCCTGTGGACTGATAGCCAATTCAATGTTCAATGATACATTTGATACGACATTTAGTGGTGTAAATGGGACTCCTGATTACTTACTTAGCACAAAGGGCATCGCATGGGGCACCGATCGTCATAGGTATGGAAAGACCGAATATAATGCGTCCGATATTGTACCACCCCCAAATTGGGCAAATCAATTTCCCAACGGTTACACCGATGACAACATTCCGGACTTGCAAAATTGGGAAGAattcaagatttggatGAGGACTGCTGCGTTACCTAATTTCTATAAGCTAGCAATGAAGAATGAGACCAACGGAATAGGCAAGGGTACTTACATTGTTGATATAGAACTAAACTACCCAGTCAGATCATTCTATGGAACCAAATCCTTCCTGCTAACCACAAATAGCATCATTGGCGTCGGTAACGAAGCTTTAGGAGTCGTGTACTTAATTGTCTCTGGGATTGCGACTCTCTTCGCCATTCTGTTCCTGATAAAGGTCATATTCAAACCAAGACCGATGCATGATCATAGTTATCTAAATTTTGATACTAGCGATACTCAGTTCGAAGAGAATAGCATCATTAGTATTCCATTACGAGAAGTTTTATGA
- the MSO1 gene encoding Mso1p (similar to Saccharomyces cerevisiae MSO1 (YNR049C); ancestral locus Anc_6.375) — MSQILHSQESSGRFWNKFKTSTKSLSTSLAHLSIKTEKDGDTVDSTLVHKGLVKFYENQHPFQGFPGWLGEKENLPNERKILDTQVKHDMKKQSSNHFSSSFSQRRKASSEDPMNAPAPNESAPEYTPASKSFQDIYNNSTSPSGSTPRGTSSRPTKPSAGQEFRTSLGRSKTSGSSNASGTPTPPPEATGGVMAMKDRLKRRKNDYGF, encoded by the coding sequence ATGAGTCAAATACTACATTCCCAGGAAAGTTCCGGGCGATTTTGGAACAAGTTCAAGACGTCAACCAAATCGTTGTCGACATCTTTGGCACATTTATCCATCAAAACAGAGAAAGACGGTGATACAGTAGATTCCACACTAGTTCATAAGGGCCTGGTCAAATTCTACGAAAATCAGCATCCCTTTCAAGGGTTCCCGGGTTGGCTGGGAGAGAAGGAGAATTTGCCTAACGAGCGCAAAATTCTGGATACTCAAGTGAAGCATGatatgaaaaagcaaagctccaatcatttttcttcatccttcTCCCAGAGAAGGAAAGCTTCTTCAGAAGATCCCATGAATGCACCTGCTCCGAATGAGAGCGCACCGGAATACACACCTGCGAGTAAATCCTTTCAGGATATTTATAACAACTCCACAAGTCCCTCTGGCTCAACACCGAGAGGAACTTCATCCCGGCCCACTAAACCTTCAGCAGGCCAAGAATTTAGGACAAGCTTGGGTCGAAGTAAAACATCGGGCAGTTCTAACGCTTCCGGTACCCCGACGCCGCCACCAGAAGCAACCGGTGGAGTCATGGCAATGAAAGATAGACTAAAAAGGCGCAAGAACGATTATGGATTTTAA
- the LYS9 gene encoding saccharopine dehydrogenase (NADP+, L-glutamate-forming) (similar to Saccharomyces cerevisiae LYS9 (YNR050C); ancestral locus Anc_6.376), with protein MGKNVLLLGSGFVAQPVIDTLAATDDINVTVACRTLANAQALAKPSGSKAISLDVTDDDALDKVLADNDVVISLIPYTFHPNVVKSAIRTKTDVVTSSYISPALKELEPEIVKAGITVMNEIGLDPGIDHLYAVKTIDEVHRAGGKLKSFLSYCGGLPAPEDSENPLGYKFSWSSRGVLLALRNSAKYWKDGKIETVSSEDLMATAKPYFIYPGYAFVCYPNRDSTLFKELYHIPEAETVIRGTLRYQGFPEFVKALVDMGMLKDDANEIFSKPIAWNEALRQYLGAKSASREDLIAAIDSKANWKDDEDRERILSGFAWLGLFSDVKTTPRGNALDTLCARLEELMQYEDGERDMVVLQHKFGIEWADGTTETRTSTLVDYGKIGGYSSMAATVGYPVAIATKFVLDGTIKGPGLIAPYSPEINDPIMKELKDKYGIYLKEKTVA; from the coding sequence ATGGGAAAAAACGTTTTGTTACTAGGATCTGGTTTTGTTGCACAACCAGTCATCGACACACTCGCTGCTACCGATGACATCAATGTCACTGTCGCATGTAGAACATTAGCCAATGCGCAAGCTTTGGCCAAGCCTTCTGGCTCCAAAGCTATTTCATTGGACGTTACCGATGATGATGCTTTAGACAAGGTTTTGGCTGATAATGATGTTGTCATCTCATTAATTCCATACACTTTCCATCCAAATGTGGTGAAGAGTGCCATCAGAACTAAGACCGATGTGGTTACTTCGTCTTATATTTCTCCTGCACTAAAGGAATTGGAACCAGAGATCGTAAAGGCAGGTATTACTGTCATGAACGAAATCGGGTTGGACCCAGGTATCGACCATTTGTATGCGGTCAAGACTATAGACGAAGTCCACAGAGCTGGCGGTAAGCTAAAGTCCTTCTTGTCATACTGCGGTGGGCTGCCAGCACCTGAAGATTCTGAGAATCCATTGGGATACAAATTCTCATGGTCATCCAGAGGTGTGCTGTTGGCTTTGAGAAACTCTGCTAAATATTGGAAAGACGGTAAAATTGAGACAGTCTCTTCCGAAGATTTGATGGCTACCGCTAAACCTTACTTCATCTACCCTGGTTATGCGTTTGTTTGCTACCCAAATAGAGATTCTACCCTTTTCAAAGAGCTATACCACATTCCAGAAGCTGAAACTGTCATTAGAGGTACTTTGAGATACCAAGGGTTTCCAGAGTTTGTTAAGGCTTTAGTCGACATGGGTATGTTGAAGGACGACGCTAACGAAATCTTCAGTAAGCCAATTGCTTGGAACGAAGCTTTGAGACAATATTTGGGTGCCAAATCCGCTTCAAGAGAAGATTTGATTGCTGCCATCGACTCAAAAGCCAACTGGAAGGACGATGAAGACAGAGAGAGAATTCTATCCGGGTTTGCTTGGTTGGGTTTGTTCTCCGATGTGAAAACCACACCAAGAGGCAATGCTTTAGATACCCTATGTGCACGTCTAGAAGAATTGATGCAATATGAAGACGGTGAAAGAGACATGGTCGTCCTGCAACACAAATTCGGCATCGAATGGGCTGATGGAACTACCGAAACGAGAACATCTACTTTAGTCGACTATGGGAAAATCGGTGGCTACAGTTCTATGGCTGCCACCGTCGGTTATCCAGTGGCAATTGCAACCAAGTTCGTCTTGGATGGTACAATCAAGGGACCAGGCCTAATAGCACCATACTCACCAGAGATCAACGACCCAATCATGAAGGAATTAAAGGATAAGTACGGTATTTAtctaaaggaaaaaacgGTGGCTTAA
- the BRE5 gene encoding Bre5p (similar to Saccharomyces cerevisiae BRE5 (YNR051C); ancestral locus Anc_6.378), with protein MGVTVQDICFAFLQNYYERMRTDPSKLAYFYANTAELTHTNYQSKSTNEKDDVLPTVKVTGRENINKFFSRNENKVQGLKLKLDTIDFQYTGHLHKSILIIATGEMFWTGTPVYKFCQTFILLPSSNGSTFDITNDIIRFIPSPFKPYVPTEDSLSQPEEEKSASPVESGKIRQDSRVEKEKEKEKTPEITKPKAKRETVKEAIEQSEPSTQEGTTNADRSQSLAIPAAKESKTRTEIVPSDTKANHKQAEPTIQEPENVAKPNEKPLKTEKKTAPIKAKEDSVETISAVGKPPLLNGKSVSEETTTPESVKEAGTECKAIEPNVSESEESNGGAPTVSPSLEPVANPPRMTWASKLMNENSDRISKSSTTVEYVRPETVTKKPTERKFEMGNRKDNVSGNSKNKKKPVFSTVNKDGFYPIYIRGTNGLREEKLRSALEKDFGKVMRITAADNFAVADFETQKSQIDALEKKKKLIDGIEVCLERKTVKKPTGNNPTGVFTNGTRSHRKQPLKRKD; from the coding sequence ATGGGTGTTACGGTTCAAGACATATGTTTTGCTTTTCTGCAAAACTATTACGAAAGAATGAGGACCGATCCCTCTAAACTGGCATATTTTTATGCCAATACAGCCGAACTAACACATACCAATTATCAGTCCAAGTCAACGAACGAAAAGGATGATGTCCTTCCAACAGTAAAAGTTACTGGACGAGAAAACATCaacaagtttttttctagaaATGAGAACAAAGTTCAAGGCTTGAAACTTAAATTGGATACGATAGATTTCCAGTATACTGGACATTTGCACAAAAGCATCTTGATCATAGCCACCGGCGAAATGTTCTGGACGGGAACTCCTGTCTACAAGTTTTGTCAAACATTCATTTTACTACCATCTAGCAATGGCTCTACATTTGACATTACTAATGATATCATCAGGTTCATTCCTAGCCCATTCAAGCCTTATGTTCCAACAGAGGATTCCTTATCACAACCTGAAGAGGAGAAGTCAGCAAGCCCAGTTGAAAGTGGCAAAATAAGGCAGGACTCAagagttgaaaaagagaaggagaaggaaaaaactCCAGAAATAACAAAACCAAAGGCAAAAAGGGAAACAGTCAAAGAAGCAATCGAACAGTCTGAACCTTCTACTCAAGAAGGGACAACGAATGCTGATCGTAGCCAATCTCTAGCTATTCCCGCTGCTAAAGAATCCAAGACCCGCACTGAAATCGTGCCTTCCGATACCAAGGCCAACCACAAACAAGCAGAACCTACGATACAGGAACCAGAGAATGTTGCAAAACCCAATGAAAAACCACTAAAGACCGAAAAGAAGACTGCGCCAATAAAGGCTAAAGAAGATTCTGTTGAGACTATAAGTGCTGTTGGTAAGCCTCCACTACTCAACGGTAAAAGCGTTAGTGAAGAGACAACGACACCTGAAAGCGTAAAGGAAGCTGGCACCGAATGTAAAGCAATTGAGCCCAATGTCTCCGAATCTGAAGAATCTAATGGTGGCGCTCCAACGGTTTCGCCCTCTTTAGAACCGGTTGCGAACCCACCAAGAATGACCTGGGCCTCAAAACTGATGAATGAAAACTCCGACCGGATCAGCAAGAGTAGTACTACGGTTGAATACGTCAGACCTGAAACCGTTACGAAGAAACCAACCGAAAGAAAGTTTGAAATGGGCAACCGTAAAGACAATGTTAGTGGCAATagcaaaaataagaaaaaaccagTATTCAGCACCGTTAATAAGGATGGCTTTTATCCCATCTACATTAGGGGAACGAATGGTttaagagaagaaaaattgagaaGTGCTCTAGAGAAAGATTTTGGTAAAGTCATGAGGATAACGGCAGCGGACAACTTTGCAGTTGCCGATTTCGAAACCCAGAAGAGTCAAATCGATGctttagagaaaaaaaagaaattgattgaTGGCATAGAAGTTTGTTTGGAAAGGAAGACAGTTAAGAAACCTACTGGAAATAATCCTACTGGCGTGTTCACCAATGGAACACGCTCTCATAGGAAGCAACCactcaaaagaaaagattga